The following DNA comes from Paraburkholderia sp. PGU19.
GCCGGTGGCTCGTGCCCCGCCTGCCCGCGTGGCGGAAATTGCATCCCGACGTGCCGCTGGAGGTGATCGGCACGGACACCGTGCTCGATCTGCAGGCCGGCGAGGGCGACGTCGCGATTCGTTATGCGACCAGCCGGGCAGTGCCGACGGAGGGGATCGTCGATGATCTCTTGAGAGATACATTCTGGCCCGTCTACAATCCGCGCTTGCTTTCAACGGGACGACTGAAGAGACCAGTCGATCTCGCGGAGCACGTTCTGATCCACTCCTATTGGTCGCCAATCGACCGTGAGCCGCCCACATGGCCGAGATGGCTTGCCGCGGCTCAGCGCAGGTGGCGCGAAGTACCCGAATTCAAGGGCATGCAGCACCTGAGCTTCCGGGAGGAGCTGCATGCCATCGAAGCGGTGATCGCCGGCCAGGGAATCGGGATTTTTAGTGACGCGCTCGTGGCACCCGAGCTCGCCGCCGGTACGCTCGTAAAAGCATTCAAGCTGAGCTTGCCTGGGTATGGCTTTTATGTAATTCGCAGGCCAGGTCATCCGCGCGAAATGACCATCCGAGCCTTCTCGGAGTGGTTGCGGTCAGCTACCTGATCCGCTCTTCTCGTGCGTCACAGATCGCCTTGGCGAACATATGTAGTGGCGCCCGCAATGTGGTGAAATCGCGGATGGCCGTTCAACCCGGAAAAGCTGCCATTTGCACGTGCGCCCAGCAACGGCAGAAACGGGGCGTTCGGGGTCGACCGCATAAGGCAGGAGTCGGCCCAACTACAGCCATTCGTCGGTGCGCCTTGACGGACAGTCAAATGTTCAGTTCGGCACAGCGTAGCGGACATTCGCAGTCGCCCCGATCCCGTGATACATCGGTCGAATGGTCTATCCGTTTGCAGTGCCCGACGATACTTTCTGCTTAACAGCCTGCAAACGACGGTGTTGACCAAGCTCAAAGGTAAGCATCAATTGTTTTCGAGGCTCCTCTCGCGGCGCCGAGATTTTCACGGTCCGGTGCAGCAGGGAGCGCAACGGCATGGCATCCCCAACCGAAGCCTTAGGCCCGAAAACCATAGGATCGAGTCGGTGGAAAGGTTGCTATTGGCCGAGAATGGCAAGCGCTTCGCGCATAGGCAACAGCGAGACCGTGATCAACCCCTCGAGCGGCGTATTCATTTCCAGAATCAGGAAGACTGCGCCGGAAGTGGATAGCGCGCCCAGAAGCAACGCGATAGTGACCGTCGCATTCGGGGGTGTGAACATGCCAAAGGCGCCAAAAATGATGCACAGCCACAACACAAGGATGACTAACAGCGCCGTTGGTGTCGAGCCAACCGCTTGTAGCAGTCCAAGTTCGCGTACGGCCACCGCGTTGGCGGCTATCTCGATCGCGCGCGCCTGTAACCGTCGCTGCAAGTCGTTCTTCGGCGACAGTTCTTCCAGTTTGCTCTCAAGATATTCCCCGCGCTTGAGCGCTTCGAGGCTGTGCATCCTTGCCAACTGTGCCGGATCGGCTGACGCGACTTGCTGAAGCCCGGTGGCGACAATCTGCTTCAGCAGCCCACGGATTTCCTGTGTTTCCGGCCCGTACTGGGCAAGCACGCGATCGAGCAGGATGACATCGGCGGCTTCGTGTTTTATTTCGGCGTTCACCGTATCGAATGTGTTTTTCGCCGATGAGATCAGCAAGCCGAGTACCAGCGCCGCAATCGTGGCGATCAGGCCAGCTGCAAGTTTGACGACAGCAATAGAGTCCTCACTAAGGTGGTGTTCCGGGAGCAACGTACGCAAATACAAACCGAGCAATGCGCTGCAGAAGACACACGCGAATACGATCAATGCGACGGTCAGATGGTGCATCTTTCGGCCCTCCGTCAGATGTTGCACGGATGCGGCGGGCAGCCGGCCTCCTGTGCGAGCACGCGGCCACGCCGCGCGTCGGCCAGCCATCGGACCAGGCGCGCGATGCGTTGTTAAGGGCGCGGGCCCGACGCGGTAGTGGACGCCGTTCTCCTCATACGAGGGCTTGATCCACGTATTGCCGCACAGGTAGTAGGTGCCGCCCTGGACCGCGGGCGTGACGCACCCGCCAGTTCGTAGCTCGATTGCTGGTACTTCTGCACGAACCAGTTCGCGGCGGTATCGCGCATCGGGTATTTCTGTTCACAAGACGCGCTTGAGCACGATTTGCTCTCGTTTCGTCAAGATTGACCCCAGCAATGTGCGCGACCCATAGCGCATTTGAGTCTCCTCGTCGCTTTGAGCCCTCTAGTTGCGCACCTCGGGTCACGGGCGCTCAGTTCCCCTTTGTTTGGCTATCGAGGCTTAACGTATTGCGCTATAGATTTGGAAACGGCGTCGCACCACTGGTCCATGATCGGCTTGACGGAATCGAACGTAACCACGGGCTCATTCGATGCAACACGCTTCAGACGCTCGCCGGTATGCGTGCGTATGACTTTTGACAGAACTTCCCCGGAGACGCTGTCGGTGCCAATTGCCTCGACCAGCAGCTTCGACTGCTGCGGCGCACCCTCCACCGCATTAACCGCCATTGAGATGACGAAGGCCTGCGGCACGTACTGATATGGTTTGAGACCCGCCGCTGTGGTGGCTACTCCGGTTAAGGCGACCTGCAGCTTGACCACCCCCGGTCCCGGCGCGTCCACGACCCGGACTCTCGATGCGATCGCCTGTCTCAGGCAGGTGGTGCCGTAGCCGCGTATCTGGTCGAGCGTCGCTTGGCTCACTTGCGCTGTCGGTTCGGCCTTGGGATAGAACACGACGGGATCCACGATGATTGCGCTGTAGTTAGCCGGGTTGAGCTTGGGGTTGATGTACCGCAGGAACGTTTCCCCGTCGGGATCAGTCGCCTGCGTCAGGTCGGAGTAGTTCGGCAGAAAGCCCGAGTATTCGGGCTGGGTCGGCGTATTGCTGCTACTCGCGCATCCGACGAGCAAAATCGCAGCGACGATTGCGGAGACGCCATGGAAGACGATCTTGCTCATAGTTTCACCCTTTCGTGTCGACCTGACGTCTAACACTATTGGTCACGACCCTATAGTTCGCAATTAGACCAAAGGACTACCTTGGATATGGGCCTGTAAGCTCGATGTATTGAAGCCGTGCCCGCCGCTTTGCTCGGCGCATGTGCGACGTTATCAGGCGTCCGAGGCAAACGGAATGGCGTGCGGAAGATCCGAGATCAACGGTTGGCCGCGAGGCTAAAACGATCCAGGGCCGCTCGACCCTCTGACGTAAGCCCGAATCTGTTGCGGCAAGCGGCTTCAGGAGCAGAAGGTGCGCTTCGGTCCTGGAATTTCGATTTCGCCTGGCTGCAAAAACCGTTGAACCAATATGAAACGACGTAAGGCAGCGGCGGTTCCCTCTTTGTTCTGTAACTCATGGTATCGACCAAGGCCGCGTCCAGATTTATCCGGTCAACCCGAATTGACATCAAGTGAAACTCACTGCTTCCCTTGTGCTTCTTGTACCAGGAGCTTGCCGCGGAGGAGGGGTTCGTCGTTTTCAGCCAGTCTTGAATGTACTGCTCCCGGTCGGTTGCGCAGTCGGTGGAAAAAATGTACTCGGTGCTTGCGGTCCTGCACAGTTCGTAGGTTCCGAGTGTGAGAGTGCGACCTAGTCATGGGTTGGATGGTAAGCGCATTGCGCTCTATTACCATTCGAAAGTGCACATCGTCGAGTCTGCACAGCTACGGAAGATCGCGGCTCAAGGCAATCGCGCCGCGCATCGGCTCTCGACGGACTTCCGGGTTCGGCCGGTCTTGGTCATTTACCTCAACCCGCTTGCGAACATTCGAGGATCAGGTTTGCCGGTGACAGCAGGCCGTCGGCTGCTCATGACCAGCTTCGCTGATGAGTGAAGTTCTTCGGAGCGTCACTCTGATCGCCGATCCGTTGGCTTTTCGGTACTCGCGGCGGCCCTTTGAGGCGAATGCAACAATGGGTGCCGAAGGGGCGTCAGTTGCATCCGTGACTGCTCGCGGTCCGGTAACAGGTTTTCCCCTCGGGGCCGTGAACCACACCTTTGCCGTTCATCGTCTTCGCCTCGCCACCCCGGTTGGTCTGAGTCGTCCGCATTCCATTCTGGTTCGCTTCGGACGTCCAGGCCGTACCCGTGTTCCGGTTATAGCCGCCGGCCGTCTGTCCGTTGCCACAGACCGTCTCGCCACGGGCGTTTGTCGCACATTCCGCAAACGCGTTCGCGGACAGCATGACACATGCCAGTACTATCAGAGTCTTCATGAACATTTCCCCCGAGGGCTGCGGCAGCAGATGTACTCTCCGCGTCAATTGAATCTTGGGCCAGGGTGCCGGCCAGTATCGCAAACTGGCTGCATTGGATATTAGTTTAGGTCTTTCGGGGCCATTTACCTCCCTCAAGGTAGCATTCACTCCGGCGAATTCGGGACGAACGGCAGGCGATGCGATCGAAGCCGCCACCGCCCAGGAGCTGTGCGGGCTCGTCAGCGGATTTGTATCCCTTAATTTGATATCAGACGAACGGCGGCCATGGTCCTACGGGGTGGCTGACGCAACAGCACGAGTGACCGTTGCACCTTCGGCAGCGGGCTTCGAGCGATAGCAACCGCGCATGACCAGAGAGGGTCGAATTCACCCATTGATCGATACATGGATCTGCCATTCGAAGTCAACACGCGACGAACGTCCGATCTTTGTTGTTAAGCGGCCTTCGCTACGTCGCTATGCGAACGCCGGCAATGGCCGCCGATGACGCGACACCGACTTCCTGCGATCGAGTGACCCATTACCGAGCGGAATGACAGTCGTGGAATGTCCTGGCGACGCATCGAACGGAAGTCCCGTCATGGCCGACTACCGCCCGACGCAGTAAATGCCACCAGAGCGAAGCGATGCCGTCAACGCATTCACGCCAACGTAGACCTGGTTACACGGCAGTGCCACCAGTCACACATACACCGGCGCTCCACGCTACGACATATCCGCCGCAAACACCGAAGCCTGCTCGAGAAAATTCGCCGTCTTTGCTGGCGTCGATTCGATCCGCGATGCCAGCACCAGCCGGATCGAAATAGGTTTGCCGAGTGCGTCGACGTACACGACGCCTTCAACCTGTATCTGACAAACAGAAGCCGGCACCAGCGAAACACCAAACTCCGCCGCCACGAGATTCACCACTGACGACAACTGCGGCGCCTGCTGCCCGGCAATCGGCTCGAAGCCTGCCTCCCTGCACGCGCCGACTATCACATCATGCAACGTCGGGCTAGCCTCTCGCGGCAGCATCACGAACGGGTCTTCGGCCAGATCCGACAGCGCGATCTTGCGCTTCTTCGCAAGACGATGCGTGGCGGGCAGCACGATCTTCATCGGTTCGATTGCGATGTGATGGAACTGCACGCCAGCGGGCGACTGACTGCCGAGACGTACGAACGCAACGTCCACGCGGCGTTCGTCGAGATAGGCGAGCAGTTGCGCCGTGTTGCCTTCCGCCAGCGTCAGCGTGACATTCGGATAAGCCTGCCGGTAAGCGCGGATCAGCTTCGACACGACAGGATTGAAAGCCGCCGACCCCGTAAAGCCGATGTTCAGTTGGCCGATCTCACCGCGCCCGGCGCTCTGCGCCTTTTCGACGGCGATACGCGTGTCGTGCAGGATGCGTTTGGCGTCGGCGGCGAAGGCTTCGCCCGCCTCCGTCAGCACGACGCCATGCCCTGTGCGGCGAAACAGGCGCACGCCCATTTCGTCTTCGAGCGCGTGGATTTGCTGGCTGAGGGGCGGCTGACCGATGCCCAGCCTTTCAGCCGCGCGGGTGACGTTGCGCTCTTCGGCAACGGCGAGGAAGTAGCGGATATGGCGCAGTTCCATGCGATATATGGAAAAGCTATTTCAGAAAGACGCGATAGATATTGGACAGTATAACAGTCCCGCGACAAAATATCGCTATCGCGCGGTCCGCCGCCCCTGTACGTCTCCCCGGATAACGTCCCCAACAATCGTCAAGAGGAGAAAGGCAGGACGCATCGCGCCTGTGGTGGCGTGCGGCTATGCCGTCGTTGTTTCTTTTTGAAGAGCCGAAAGGGGTCTACTGTGGCTGACACATTGAAAAAACCGAGGCCGGAATACCGGAACATCGGTATCGGGCAGATATTGACGGCATACCGTCTTCCTCTCGCGGGGCGGGTGTCGATTCTTCACCGCGTGAGCGGCGGCCTGCTGTTCATCTTCCTTCCGTTCCTGCTGTACCTCTTTGACCAGAGCCTGACCTCCGAACTGAGCTACGAGGTGTTCAAGGGCTTCCTGTCCAACATCATCGTCAAGCTGATCGTGCTGGTGCTGGCCTGGGCGTTCCTGTTCCACTTCTGCGCGGGCGTGCGCCATCTGTCGATGGACGTGAATCACGACGCGGTCTCGAAAGAGCGTGGCAAGAGCACGTCGGTCGTCGTGCTGGTGGTGTCGTCGATCCTGACGATCGCCTTTGCGCTCAAACTGTTCGGAGCATTCTAAAAACATGTCCGCCAATAACCGAGTTGGTTCGAAGCGCCTCGTCGTGGGCGCGCATTATGGTCTGCGCGACTGGCTCGCGCAGCGCATCACGGCCGTCATCATGGCCGTGTACACGGTCATCCTGCTCGCCTGGTTCTTCGGCGCGCACGCATTCTCTTACGACGGCTGGGCGGGCATTTTCGCCACGCAGTGGATGAAGCTCGCCACGTTCGTGACGCTGCTGTCGCTGTTCTATCACGCGTGGGTCGGCATCCGGGACATCTGGATGGACTACATCAAGCCCGTTGGCACGCGGCTTCTGCTGCAGGCGTTGACGATCGTCTGGCTGCTCGCGTGTGCGGGCTACGCTGCGCAGATTCTCTGGAGAGTGTAAAGAATGGCTGCAATCAAGAATTCCCTGCCGCGTCGCCGCTTCGACGTGGTTATCGTTGGCGCGGGCGGCTCGGGGATGCGCGCGTCGCTGCAGCTCGCGCGCGCGGGCCTGTCGGTCTGCGTGCTGTCGAAAGTGTTCCCGACGCGCTCGCACACGGTGGCGGCGCAAGGCGGCATCGGCGCCTCGCTCGGCAACATGAGCGAAGACAACTGGCATTACCACTTCTACGACACGATCAAGGGCTCCGACTGGCTCGGCGACCAGGACGCGATCGAGTTCATGTGCCGCGAAGCACCGAACGCCGTCTACGAACTCGAACACTTCGGCATGCCGTTCGACCGTAACGCGGATGGCACGATCTACCAGCGCCCGTTCGGCGGCCACACGGCCAACTACGGCGAGAAGCCGGTGCAGCGCGCGTGCGCGGCGGCTGACCGGACTGGCCACGCACTCTTGCACACGCTGTACCAGCAGAACGTCGCCGCCAAGACCACGTTCTTCGTCGAATGGATGGCGCTGGACCTGATCCGCGACGCCGACGGCGACGTGCTCGGCGTGACCGCGCTGGAAATGGAAACGGGCGACGTCTACATCCTCGAAGGCAAGACCACGCTGTTCGCCACGGGCGGCGCGGGCCGGATCTTCGCGGCATCGACCAATGCGTTCATCAACACGGGTGACGGTCTGGGCATGGCCGCACGCGCGGGCATCCCGCTCGAGGACATGGAATTCTGGCAATTCCACCCGACGGGCGTCGCCGGCGCGGGCGTGCTGATCACGGAAGGCGTGCGCGGCGAAGGCGGCATCCTGCGTAACTCGGACGGCGAGCGCTTCATGGAGCGTTATGCGCCGACGCTGAAGGATCTGGCGCCGCGCGACTTCGTCTCGCGCTCGATGGACCAGGAAATCAAGGAAGGCCGTGGCGTCGGTCCGAACAAGGACCACGTGCTGCTCGACCTGTCGCACATCGGCGCCGAGACGATCATGAAGCGTCTGCCGTCGATCCGCGAAATCGCGTTGAAGTTCGCGAACGTCGACTGCATCAAGGAACCGATTCCCGTCGTGCCGACCATCCACTACCAGATGGGCGGCATTCCGACGAACATCCACGGTCAGGTCGTCGGCACGGCCAAGGGCCACGAAGACCCGATCAACGGTTTCTACGCCGTGGGCGAATGCTCGTGCGTGTCGGTGCACGGCGCGAACCGCCTGGGCACGAACTCGCTGCTCGACCTGGTGGTGTTCGGCCGCGCGGCGGGCAACCACATCGTCAAGCACGTGAAGGACATCAAGGAGCACAAGCCGCTGCCCGCCGATGCCGCTGATTTCGCGCTGTCGCGTCTCGCGAAGCTCGACAAGTCGAGTTCGGGCGAATACGCGCAGAACGTGGCGAACGACATCCGCTCGACGATGCAGGCGCACGCGGGCGTGTTCCGCACGTCGGCGCTGCTGGCTGAAGGCGTCGAGCGCATTCGCGAAGTGGCTGCACGTGTGGATAACATCCACCTGAAGGACAAGTCGAAGGTGTTCAACACGGCGCGCGTGGAAGCGCTCGAAGTGGAGAACCTGATCGAGGTGGCGCGCGCGACGATGGTGTCGGCCGAAGCGCGCAAGGAAAGCCGTGGCGCACACGCGCAGAACGACTTCGAACATCGCGACGACGAGAACTGGCTGCGCCATACGCTGTGGTACAGCGAAGGCGACCGCCTCGACTACAAGCCGGTGCACATGAACCCGCTGACGGTCGAATCGGTGCCGCCGAAAGCGCGTACCTTCTAAGGCATAAGTCAAAGGATCAGAGAAATGGCCAAGCGTACATTTGAAATCTACCGCTACGACCCGGACAAGGACGCCGCGCCGCGCATGCAGACGTACGAGATCGAGATCGACTCGCACGAGCGCATGCTGCTCGACGCGCTGGTGAAACTGAAGGCACTGGACGAAACGCTGTCGTTCCGCCGCTCGTGCCGCGAGGGCGTGTGCGGCTCGGACGCGATGAACATCAACGGCAAGAACGGTCTTGCCTGCCTGACGAACCTGAACGACCTGCCGCAGAAGATCGTGCTGCGACCGCTGCCCGGCCTGCCCGTGGTGCGCGACCTGATCTGCGACTTCACGCAGTTCTTCAACCAGTATCACTCGATCAAGCCGTATCTGATCAACGACACGCCGCCGCCGGAGAAGGAGCGTCTGCAGTCGCCGGAAGAGCGCGATGAGCTCGACGGCCTGTACGAGTGCATCCTGTGCGCGAGTTGCTCGACGTCGTGCCCGAGCTTCTGGTGGAATCCGGACAAGTTCGTCGGCCCGGCAGGGCTGCTGCAAGCCTACCGTTTCATCGCGGATAGCCGCGATCAGGCGACGGGCGAGCGGCTGGACAACCTGGAAGATCCGTACCGTCTGTTCCGTTGCCATACGATCATGAACTGCGTCGATGTGTGCCCGAAGGGGCTCAACCCGACGAAGGCGATCGGCAAGATCAAGGAATTGATGGTGCGCCGGGCTGTCTGAGATGGACGCATCGCATCAGTCCGACCCGCTGCGTCGCGCGCGTCTGAAGTGGCGCGCCCGGCGCGGCCTGCTGGAAAACGATCTGATCTTCGAGCGTTTTTTCAGCCGATATGAGCATGATCTCAGTGATGCGGACGTAGGCGCGCTCACGCGCCTGCTCGAACTGAGCGATAACGACCTGATGGACTTGCTGCTCGCCCGCAAGGAACCGGAGGGCGACCTCGCCGACGCCGATGTCGTGCGGGTGCTGGAGATGCTGCGCACTGTGTGAACCACAGTCGCGTAATCAGCTCTGGCAAAAGCAGCGCCTCTCTTCACGCATTGCTCGCTCGGGCGAGGTCAACCACCTCCGCCCGACGCGAGATTTCTTCACGGCGCTTCGCCGAGCCTCTTCCCCGAACATCGTGATAAACGCGATCGCGCAGCAATAGCCCGGTTCGCGCATCAACGTCGACACGACTGGCCTATTCAAACAATGAACGAACCAGTTAGCCACAATCGCTCTCCCAAACCAGCCGATATTTCCCGATTGTCCTAAAGCGTTCCCCGATATTGCCGTTAAAGCTGTTCAGTCAACTCTTCGCCGGCGCGTGCTGGCATCGATCAGCATGCGCAACATTACAGTACGGGCCAGCCTGCTTGCTTTGCTTGTGGTCTTCGCGTCGATGATTCTGCTGGGCGGCGTGGTCGGCATCGGGACACTGAAGATCGCCAACGGCAATGCGCAGAATCTGCGGGACATGGCGCGTCAGACCATTCTCGT
Coding sequences within:
- a CDS encoding LysR substrate-binding domain-containing protein, whose amino-acid sequence is MTLTDAGARLFPAIRGGLEVFATAIAAIKLDSDQQPLRVTATNAFASRWLVPRLPAWRKLHPDVPLEVIGTDTVLDLQAGEGDVAIRYATSRAVPTEGIVDDLLRDTFWPVYNPRLLSTGRLKRPVDLAEHVLIHSYWSPIDREPPTWPRWLAAAQRRWREVPEFKGMQHLSFREELHAIEAVIAGQGIGIFSDALVAPELAAGTLVKAFKLSLPGYGFYVIRRPGHPREMTIRAFSEWLRSAT
- a CDS encoding DUF4239 domain-containing protein, translating into MHHLTVALIVFACVFCSALLGLYLRTLLPEHHLSEDSIAVVKLAAGLIATIAALVLGLLISSAKNTFDTVNAEIKHEAADVILLDRVLAQYGPETQEIRGLLKQIVATGLQQVASADPAQLARMHSLEALKRGEYLESKLEELSPKNDLQRRLQARAIEIAANAVAVRELGLLQAVGSTPTALLVILVLWLCIIFGAFGMFTPPNATVTIALLLGALSTSGAVFLILEMNTPLEGLITVSLLPMREALAILGQ
- a CDS encoding DUF3313 domain-containing protein — translated: MSKIVFHGVSAIVAAILLVGCASSSNTPTQPEYSGFLPNYSDLTQATDPDGETFLRYINPKLNPANYSAIIVDPVVFYPKAEPTAQVSQATLDQIRGYGTTCLRQAIASRVRVVDAPGPGVVKLQVALTGVATTAAGLKPYQYVPQAFVISMAVNAVEGAPQQSKLLVEAIGTDSVSGEVLSKVIRTHTGERLKRVASNEPVVTFDSVKPIMDQWCDAVSKSIAQYVKPR
- a CDS encoding LysR family transcriptional regulator, producing the protein MELRHIRYFLAVAEERNVTRAAERLGIGQPPLSQQIHALEDEMGVRLFRRTGHGVVLTEAGEAFAADAKRILHDTRIAVEKAQSAGRGEIGQLNIGFTGSAAFNPVVSKLIRAYRQAYPNVTLTLAEGNTAQLLAYLDERRVDVAFVRLGSQSPAGVQFHHIAIEPMKIVLPATHRLAKKRKIALSDLAEDPFVMLPREASPTLHDVIVGACREAGFEPIAGQQAPQLSSVVNLVAAEFGVSLVPASVCQIQVEGVVYVDALGKPISIRLVLASRIESTPAKTANFLEQASVFAADMS
- the sdhC gene encoding succinate dehydrogenase, cytochrome b556 subunit — its product is MADTLKKPRPEYRNIGIGQILTAYRLPLAGRVSILHRVSGGLLFIFLPFLLYLFDQSLTSELSYEVFKGFLSNIIVKLIVLVLAWAFLFHFCAGVRHLSMDVNHDAVSKERGKSTSVVVLVVSSILTIAFALKLFGAF
- the sdhD gene encoding succinate dehydrogenase, hydrophobic membrane anchor protein; this encodes MSANNRVGSKRLVVGAHYGLRDWLAQRITAVIMAVYTVILLAWFFGAHAFSYDGWAGIFATQWMKLATFVTLLSLFYHAWVGIRDIWMDYIKPVGTRLLLQALTIVWLLACAGYAAQILWRV
- the sdhA gene encoding succinate dehydrogenase flavoprotein subunit; the protein is MAAIKNSLPRRRFDVVIVGAGGSGMRASLQLARAGLSVCVLSKVFPTRSHTVAAQGGIGASLGNMSEDNWHYHFYDTIKGSDWLGDQDAIEFMCREAPNAVYELEHFGMPFDRNADGTIYQRPFGGHTANYGEKPVQRACAAADRTGHALLHTLYQQNVAAKTTFFVEWMALDLIRDADGDVLGVTALEMETGDVYILEGKTTLFATGGAGRIFAASTNAFINTGDGLGMAARAGIPLEDMEFWQFHPTGVAGAGVLITEGVRGEGGILRNSDGERFMERYAPTLKDLAPRDFVSRSMDQEIKEGRGVGPNKDHVLLDLSHIGAETIMKRLPSIREIALKFANVDCIKEPIPVVPTIHYQMGGIPTNIHGQVVGTAKGHEDPINGFYAVGECSCVSVHGANRLGTNSLLDLVVFGRAAGNHIVKHVKDIKEHKPLPADAADFALSRLAKLDKSSSGEYAQNVANDIRSTMQAHAGVFRTSALLAEGVERIREVAARVDNIHLKDKSKVFNTARVEALEVENLIEVARATMVSAEARKESRGAHAQNDFEHRDDENWLRHTLWYSEGDRLDYKPVHMNPLTVESVPPKARTF
- a CDS encoding succinate dehydrogenase iron-sulfur subunit, which translates into the protein MAKRTFEIYRYDPDKDAAPRMQTYEIEIDSHERMLLDALVKLKALDETLSFRRSCREGVCGSDAMNINGKNGLACLTNLNDLPQKIVLRPLPGLPVVRDLICDFTQFFNQYHSIKPYLINDTPPPEKERLQSPEERDELDGLYECILCASCSTSCPSFWWNPDKFVGPAGLLQAYRFIADSRDQATGERLDNLEDPYRLFRCHTIMNCVDVCPKGLNPTKAIGKIKELMVRRAV
- a CDS encoding succinate dehydrogenase assembly factor 2, which gives rise to MDASHQSDPLRRARLKWRARRGLLENDLIFERFFSRYEHDLSDADVGALTRLLELSDNDLMDLLLARKEPEGDLADADVVRVLEMLRTV